TTTCAATTCGTTATTATGTTTGAAGCAGTGTTTATTTTGACTGCTATCGACGCGGGTACACGCGTTTCCCGCTATTTAATTCAAGACTTTTTCGGTGAATTTTATAAGCCATTGAAGCGAGTAGACTGGCTTCCTGGGTCCATTTTTGCAAGTGCCCTAGCCTGTTTTATGTGGGGATACTTATTGTTCTCAGGAGATATTGGCTCAGTTTGGGCGCTGTTCGGCGTATCGAATCAGTTAATGGCATCCATTGGTTTAATTATTGGTGCAACCGTTATTCTTAGAATTGCAGATAAGCGCTCCTATATGCTTACTTGTCTTATTCCACTAGCCTACCTTTACGTAACGGTTAACTACGCGGGTTATTGGATGGTTAAGAATGTGTATTTAAATGAAGCTGCGGCAGGTTACAGCATATTAAATGCGACTCTTTCAATCATCATGCTTATACTCGGTCTCATTATTATGATTGCCGCGATTCAAAAATGGACGCAGCTTTGGCGCACGCCTCAGGCTGAACTAGCGGCGAAAGCAAACTTATCACAAAATATATAAAACGAACACGCTTGCTTATATAAGCAAGCGTGTTTTTGATATGGTAATAGCCGGTCAAAATAATTGCACACCAGGCATTTTTATTATTAAACTAAATATACTATACAGAAAATTTTTAAAATAGTTCGTACACTTCACATGCTTATAACCCCCACTGACTACATCTCAAAATTAACACTTTAAATTATAATAATTATAATTTAGTATTGATTTTTTATTTAAAAATGTTATTATTATTTCTAACATAATAAAAATAAGAGGTGGTTCTAAGATGACAACAAACAAGAATAACTTAACGACTAGTTGGGGATCTCCGGTTGGAGATAATCAAAATTCGATGACCGCTGGTTCACGCGGACCTACTTTAATTCAAGATGTTCACCTTTTAGAGAAATTAGCCCATTTTAACCGAGAGCGTGTTCCTGAACGCGTCGTACACGCAAAAGGCGCCGGTGCCCACGGTTATTTTGAAGTGACAAACAATGTTTCAGCCTATACAAAAGCAGCTTTCCTTTCTGAAGTAGGAAAACGAACACCTCTATTTGTTCGCTTTTCAACAGTAGCTGGTGAAAACGGCTCAGCAGATACCGTTCGCGACCCTCGCGGATTTGCTGTTAAATTTTATACAGAAGAAGGCAACTACGACTTAGTCGGAAATAATACACCTGTATTTTTCATCCGAGATGCGATTAAATTTCCCGATTTTATTCATACACAAAAACGCGATCCACGCACGCATTTGAAAAACCCGACGGCCGTGTGGGATTTCTGGTCTTTATCTCCTGAATCTTTGCATCAAGTTTCTATTTTAATGTCTGATCGCGGTATCCCGGCAACGTTACGCCATATGCATGGATTTGGCAGCCATACATTTAAATGGGTTAATGCCGAAGGAGATGGCGTTTGGGTAAAATATCACTTTAAAACAGAGCAAGGCGTGAAAAATCTGTCTCCAGACGTAGCCGCAAAGCTAGCTGGTGAAAATCCAGATTATCATACTGAAGATCTATTTAATGCCATTGAAAAAGGCGATTTCCCTTCATGGAAGCTGTACGTTCAAATTATGCCATTAGAAGACGCTGATACGTACCGCTTTGATCCGTTTGACGTAACAAAGGTTTGGTCACAAAAAGACTATCCGTTAATTGAAGTAGGTCGCATGGTCTTGGACCGAAATCCAGAAAATTATTTTGCCGAAGTGGAGCAAGCTACATTCTCACCTGGAACGCTTGTACCGGGAATTGACGTATCACCTGATAAAATGCTGCAAGGTCGACTATTCGCATACAGCGATGCACATCGCTACCGCGTGGGTGCTAACCATCAAGCGCTACCTATTAACCGTCCGCGCAATGAAGTAAATAACTATCAGCGTGATGGTCAAATGCGCTTTGACGATAACGGCGGCCGTTCTGTTTACTATGAGCCAAACAGCTTTGGCGGTCCGACAGAATCTCATGAAAACAAACAAGCGGCATACCCTGTTTCAGGCGTTGCCGATAGTGTTGCATATGATCATAACGACCATTACACGCAAGCAGGTGACTTATACCGCCTTCTAAGCGAAGACGAGCGTACACGACTAGTTGCAAACATCGTTGAAGCTATGAAGCCTGTAGAAAAAGAAGAGATTAAACTGCGTCAAATTCAGCACTTCTACAAAGCGGATCCAGAGTATGGAACACGCGTTGCAGACGGTTTAGGATTGTCTGTTCCGCAGCAAGTAAAATAAAGATATCAGTTTTCCTAATGAGAAAATAAAGGTGTTTTTCTCATTTTAGATTTTCGTTTATTCTCAATTAGTTTAACATTTTATCACTAAATAAGTATCCATATTTTATGGATACTTATTTAAATTCTTGTAAAAAGAGGAAGGGATGAAGAAATGATTGGACAAGAAATAAGATGTAATCAGTGTCATAGAGAAATAAAAGTACTAAAGCACAGTACACTTTGCGGTTGCGGAATAAAATTACGAACGCTAAAAAAAGAGAAGCAACCAGCATAATGAGGTTGCTTCTCTTTTTTACTAGATATGCTGTTTATATTCACTCACATTAAAGAGTAATCGTTACTTTAAATAAATCTCCGTCAATTTCAATATTCAATTCTCCTCCGTGCAAATCAATAATTGACTTAGCAATAGCTAAACCAAGTCCAGAGCCATCGGTTTGTCTTGAGGCGTCCCCTCTTTTAAATCGTTCAAACAGCTCATTGTTTACAACTAAAACTACATATTCGTCCATTGCTTTCTCAGTCTCCTTTCAAAAGTATGTCATGGGTCATTTCGTCTATGGGTTTTATTGTAAACTGCATTTTTTAAGAAAAAAGAAGAGAAAATTTTAAGATTTTCTTAAGCGACATATATTGAAAAAGGTTTAAGGAATAGGGATAACAGGAACGTTAAAAGAAAAAATATAATCAATTCCTCATTTGATTCTAAAGAACTATCCGTGAGCGATTATATCTTTTTATTTAAAAGGAGGATGATTTAACTTGGAACGGAATCATACAATTATGCAATTTTTCGAATGGCATGTGCCAGCTGATGGCGAGCATTGGAAACGCCTCAAAGAGCTCGCTCCTCAACTAAAAGAACAAGGAATTGATTCCGTGTGGATTCCCCCGGTTACAAAAGGTGTTTCATCAGAGGATAATGGCTACGGCGTTTACGACTTATATGATCTTGGCGAGTTTGATCAAAAAGGAACCGTTCGTACAAAGTATGGAACCAAGCAAGAGCTCCATGAAGCAATTGATGCCTGTCATAATCACGGAATTAATGTCTATGTTGATATTGTGATGAATCATAAAGCTGCAGCGGATGAAAAAGAAACCTTCCACGTCATTGAAGTAGACCCCATGAACCGAACAGAAGAGATTTCTGAACCCTTTGAAATTGAAGGGTGGACAAAGTTTACATTTGAAGGGCGCGGCGATCAATATTCTTCTTTCAAATGGAACTTTAATCATTTTAATGGCACTGATTACGATGATAAAAACGGAAAAGAAGGTGTGTTTCGTATTGCCGGGGAAAACAAAAGCTGGAACGAAAATGTTGATCAAGAGTTTGGCAACTACGATTATTTAATGTTTGCGAATATTGATTACGATCACCCTGAAGTTCGAGAAGAAATGATCAAATGGGGAAAATGGTTAGCAGACACCCTGCAGTGCGACGGTTACCGATTAGACGCCATTAAACATATTAACCATGATTTTATTAAAGAGTTTGCTCACGAATTGTCCTCTTCTCAAGAAAAGCCATTTTATTTTGTAGGAGAGTTTTGGAATCCAGAATTAACAGCCTGTCAGGAATTTTTAGACGTTATTGATTATCAAATTGATTTGTTTGACGTATCGCTGCATTACAAACTGCATGAAGCCTCTCAGCAAGGAAGAGATTTTGATTTAACCACAATTTTTGATGATACATTGGTTAAGACTCATCCGTTGAATGTTGTCACATTTGTAGATAACCATGACTCTCAGCCAAATGAATCTTTAGAATCTTGGGTAGAAGATTGGTTCAAACAAAGTGCTTACGCTCTAATTTTACTTCGTGAAGACGGCTATCCTTGTGTATTTTACGGAGACTATTTTGGGATAGGCGGAGAGCATCCAATTGAGGGAAAAGAAAAAGATATTTCTGCTCTCTTGCACGTACGCTATGACAAAGCATACGGACAGCAAGACGATTATTTTGATCACCCGAATACCATTGGATGGGTAAGGCATGGTGTAGAGGAATTTGAGAAGTCTGGATGCGCTGTGGTGATGTCAAACGGCGAAGACGGCGAAAAGAGAATGTTCGTCGGCGAACACCGAAGCGGACAAACGTGGATCGACTTCACAAAGAACCGAGAAGACCAAGTTGTGATCGAAGAAGACGGCTACGGACACTTCCCTGTAAATGGCGGCTCTGTATCCGTTTGGGCTGAAGCATAAAAAAACAGTGGCCTGCGCCACTGTTTTTTTACCATAGACCTAGCAGTTTCCACCACAAGCCGCCAATTCCAATCCAAATGATAATATGAATAATTGAAATTAAAAAGCCGAGCGACCACCATTTTTGCTGCGTTACATATCCACTACCGAAGAACACCGGTGCCGGTCCACTGCCGTAGTGAGTTAAACAGCCAAATAAATTGCTAAAGAACGCTAAAATTAATGCTGACAGTAACGGAGGCGCACCAGCGGCCACGATGACAGATAAAAATGCTGCGTACATAGCGCTGACGTGAGCCGTGTTACTCGCAAAAAAGTAGTGAGAATAAAAATATGCAATAGCTAGTACAATCAACGCCGTCATCCAAGACATATGACTAACAGTGCCTTTCATCAGATCACTGAACCAAGGAATCATGCCTAGATCATTTAAGAAAGTTGCCATCATAACCAAAACAGCAAACCAGACTAATGTATCCCATGCTCCCTGTTCTTTTTTGATGTCCGACCAGCTTAACACTTGCGTTAAAAGCAGCGCACATAGACCAATAAAAGCAGTTGTTGTTGCATTAATATTTAAATTAGCGCCAAAAATCCACAGCACAAGAAGAAGTAAAAATACGCCAATCATGTACCATTCTTCTTTCTTTAGCGGACCCATTTCATTTAGTTTTTTTGCTGCAATTTCAGATGCTTCCGGCGTTTCTTTTAATTCTGGCGGATACAGCTTATAAATAACGAGCGGAATAACAATTAAACTAATAATTCCAGGTACGATTGCAGCCGCTGCCCATCCAACCCATGAAATAGTCTTTCCTGTAATTTGTTCCGTCATTTTAACAGCAAGAGGATTGGCCGCCATTGCCGTTACGAACATAGCCGATGTAATCATATCTCCTTGAAACGATACTTTTGTTAAGAAAGCACCGACTCTGCGCTCCGTACCGTCTCCAGTTCTCGATCCGTATGTTTCAGATAAAGAACGAATGATTGGAAGAATAATTCCTCCAGCTCGTGCTGTATTAGACGGCATTGCAGGTGATAAAAGTAAATCACTTACGATAAGAGAATACGATAGTCCCAACGTCTTTTTACCGAACAAACGAACAAAGATATAGGCAACCCTTGTTCCTAGACCAGTCTTAATAAAACCTCTAGAAATAAAGAATGCAATAACGATCAACCAAATCGTCGTATTTTGAAAACCGCTGAGCGATTGTTCAAGTGTTAATGTATTAGTTAATACAATAATGGTTAAAGATAAAATAGCTACACTGCCTAATGGCAATGGTTTAATGATAAGACCTACGATAGTAGCCACAAAAATAGCGAATAAGTGCCAAGCCTTCACATCAAGTCCGGACGGAGGTGTAATAAACCATAAAACAAGTCCGATTGCCAGACAAATTAATAAAGGAATAAACTTCACTTCGCCGGCAGGCTTTTTAGTTGTTTCAGCCATAATCTTTCTCCTTTCATGTTTTTAAATAATAATAGTAGTATGCTCTTTCCCCTTCGTACCCAATACTTGTCCCATTTAAAATAAAATAATTGTAAAAATACGTTTCATAAGGATGATATTGTAAATTTGTGAAGTGTTGAGCATAATTCCTTTATTATTTTATCATACATATTGACAATTTTTATCTTTCACCTTCATTTTATTCCCTTCAAAATAGCTTGTAAGCGTTATTTCATCAAAATAAATAAGCTGCATGAGTTCATCATGCAGCCTTGCATTTAACGATTTACTTTTTGAATAAACACGACTTTGAGATAATCACCTGACTTAAATTCTTTTATTGTTTTAAAATCAGCTGGAAGAGAGAACTGCTCCATCATTTTGTAACGTTCCCCTTTTTCATTAAAAGCTTTTTCAATAAACGAATGAAATCTTTTCATATCAAAATTACTTGCATTCGTCGAAGCTACAATGACACCATTTGGCTTTGTAAGAGCAATGGCTTCTTTTAATAAATCTTTGTAGTCTTTTGCCGCGCTGAACGTATGCTTTTTCGATTTAGCAAAGCTCGGCGGATCTAGCACCACAAGATCGAACGTCATATTCTTCTTAACCGCATATTTAAAATACTTAAAAACATCTTCCACAATAATGTCCTGTGCTTCGTGATCAATTCCATTTACACTAAATTGCTCAATTGTTTTTGCCAAGCTGCGATTGGCCAAGTCGACACTTGTTGTTTTCGTAGCTCCTCCAAGAGCGGCCGCCACTGAAAATGCGCCTGTATACGAAAACATGTTTAAAACGGTCTTTCCTTTTGCATATTTATCTCGAATCGTTTTACGGACGTCTCGCTGATCTAAAAAGACCCCAACCATCGCTCCGTCATTTAAATAAACGGCAAAACGAATACCATTTTCTTTTACAATTAAAGGGAATTCACCTTTATTTCCTGTGACAAAATCATCTTCTTCAATATACTGCCCTTTTACGTTGAAACGTTTTTTCTGGTACAGCCCTTTAAAGTTAGGCGCAGATTTTAAAGCTTCAATAACGTATTCTTTAAATTGATAAATTCCTTCACTATACCAGCTCGTGACGTAATATCCGTCATAATAATCAATGATTAAGCCGCCAATTCCGTCACCTTCACTATTAAATACACGAAAAGCAGTTGTATCTTCAGACGCATAAAAATCGTGACGAGAGGTAATAGCTCGCTGAATTTTTCGCACAAAAAACGCCGCGTCAATTTGTTCACTTTTCTTCTTCGTCAGAATCCATCCGTAGCCTTTGTTTTGTTTTCCATAATAGCCTTTGGCTAAGAATTGATTCTTTGGAGTGACTAAGTTAATAATAACGCCTTCTTCTTGCAGTTTATGACCATCAACAAGCGCATCTTTTTCAATGAGTGGATAACCTTTATTCACTTTTTTAATAAAAGCTTCTTTGGCTATAACTTGTACTTCTTTTCTCATGTGTACACCCTATCTATTTAATTTAGTTCATTCTAGTTTTATCCATTTTACGAGAATAATCTACATTTATCTTAACATAGATAAACGGTAATGTTTCCAGTTACAAAATAGAAAAGCAGAGGATGCCTTGAAGCACCCTCTGCTTGATATGAATGAAAAATGAAATGTATGTTTTATGTTTTAAGATAAAAAATTATGAGCACTCTTGTCCAGTATATGCATCGAACTTAAGCGTCTGCTGCTTGCTTCCGCTCACTAAAGTCACCACGTATACAGTTATTGAGTTTTCTGTTATAAGCTCAATATGCTCTACTTTTCCTTCTTGATGTTTTAAAGCAAGAACTTTTACAGCGGTCTCCGTTAACGGCTGAAGCTTATCATGTTTTACATGTGTGATTTCACCCGAAACCGCATCGATTGTAATGGTGTATTCCGTATTATCTTTGATTATTTTTACTGTGAAAATCGCTGCGTTTTGATCATATTCTACCATTCTCACCTTACCTGCATATGTAGCCAATGCAAAATCTTTTGCATCTTGTCTCGTTAATAGCTTCACTTCTTGCTGAGAAGTATTAACTACTTTTCCTGTTAAAGCATCTAACGTTACCGTATATTGAGTGCTATCTTTAAGAATCACTGCGACATACTGACTAGCGGATTCTTTAAACTCTAGACTATATACGTAACCACTATATTGTTTAACAATTGTTTCTTTTATTTTTTGCTCTGATATTAGCTGCGGCTCTTTTTTATTCTCATGAATGACTTTCCCCGTTAGACCATCCACGGTTAGCGTATATTCTACTTTGCCATCTACTACAGTTAACGTATATTCATGCATTTCTTTGTTAAATGTAATAGATTGAATCGCTCCTGTATACTGCTTAGAAATGGATTCTTTCACTTGATTTTGTGTCCATAACTTCACTTCTTGCTTCTTCACTACTTTTCCAGTGCTTGCGCTTACTTCTACGATTCTTTGCTCAAGGTTATTCGTTACAATTGTAATCACATACACACTTGATTCCTGCTTAAATTCCGTAGATGTGACCGTCCCTTTACAATCTTGCAGAGCAATACCATTTGCTTGAGCTTGCGAGATACTCACATGTTCAGTTGTCTCTGCTTTCGCTGTCTGCATTTCTGCAGCGTGACTCGTTGTAATAGAGCTAAATGCAACTGCAGCTCCTAAAGCAGATGTAGACAATACTTTTACCCATTTAATCATCTTTACATTTCCTCCTCTTTCACCATTAGACTTTCCGTCTATGGCGTTTTATCTAGTACGCCGTTCATTATGCAAAAGATTTCTGAGAATAAGACGAATAGAAGCTTAAAGTTAGCTGAAGATATAAGAATAGCTACTATTTTTCAGCTTGCTTTCAGCTATTATTCAGGGCTGTTTCAGATAAAAAAGCATAATAGAAAGTAGAGGAGCAAAGGAGTTTTCACCATGATGGATCAACTAAAAGGAATTAAAGTCTTACTTATAGATGACGAACCAACTATTTTACAGTTTTTATCTTTAGGGTTAACGAATGAAGGATTTGATATCAAAGCTGCCCAAGACGGAATGGAAGGCATTAATATAGCCAAAGAATTCAAGCCTCATATCGCTATTGTAGATGTTATGCTTCCGGGAATGGATGGATTTGAAGTATGCCGCTTGTTAAAGAAAATGGGGAATATAGCTGTCATCATGCTAACAGCAAAAGATCAAGTGGACGATCGAGTAAAGGGGCTGACTATTGGAGCAGATGATTATATGGTCAAACCCTTCAGTTTTGAAGAACTTCTTGCGCGCATTCAAGCTAGAATCCGCAATCAATTTCCCAACTTATTAGACGAAGTATCCATCGGTCCATTTAAAATTGATGACCGCCGCAAAGAAATTAAATACCTTAATCACATACTTGATTTATCCCCTACTGAATATGCACTCTTAAAATTCTTAGTTATTAATCACGGTCTCGTACTAAGTAAATCCACCATTTTAGATCGAGTGTGGGGATATGATTTTGGAGGAGAAGAAAACATTGTTGAAGTATACATTCGATCACTGAGAGAAAAATTACAGGACCATAGCCGAACCGTTATTCGAACGCTTCGCGGTGTAGGGTACCGGATTGATATTTCATGAAGCACAAACGTTTCTTTCATTTGAACTCTCTTCGCCTTCAGCTTTTATCTAGAAGTTTACTCGTTATTTTGAGTTTACTGATGCTGATAGGCGTTTTTCAATACGTATTTATGAAGCAATTTATTTATACAAATAAAATTAGAAGCATCGAAGACCAAATTCACTTGATTCCCGATGATGTCTGGAAGCACGATATTGAAACAAGCCAGAACGTAAAACAATCATCAAGACCAATGGTTTATTTCCCGGGCGTTAATATTACCTTTATCAATCAAAAAAGCACCTTTTTACGGCTGGCTAAGGATCCACATCATTCTTACTTCCCTAAGCTTTCTGCATCTGCATACAAACAAGTAATGAAAAACAGCAACCAGCCGGACAACACGACGAGCCTCATAAAAAAAATGGATGGTCATCAAGAGCAAGTCATTGTTTTAAAACCCATTATCTTTGATGGAGAAATACAGGGAGTTATTCAAATTAATACTCCCACAGAATCATTAAGAGACCTCTTAATCAGACAAATGCTCATCTTTTTAATGCTTTCACTTACCGCAATGACCATTGCTTTTTTTGTTTTTTCTTCTGTTTTAAAACAGACGTTAGTCCCTTTGTTTACTACTACTAAAAAAGTAGAGCATATTAATGCCGGAAGCTTACATGACCGCTTGCCTGTTAATCAAGGACAAATCGAAATGGATCGCCTTTCTCTTTCTATTAATGAAATGCTTGAACGTCTTGAAAAAGCATTTAAAGCAGAAACAGAGGCCAAAGAACAAATGCGGCGTTTTGTTGCGGATGCTTCGCATGAACTGCGAACGCCGCTTACATCTATTCACGGCTTTTTAGAAGTTTTATTAAGAGGGGCTAGCAGTAATCCAGAACAATTAAACGACGCATTAAAAAGCATGTATGGAGAGTCCAAAAGGCTGCACAAACTTATTCAGGATCTTCTGCTTCTTGCTCAGCTTGATCAACTTCCACCGTTTCAAAAAGAATACTGTTTTGTAGATGAGTTGATTTTAGATATGAAACCTCAACTCATACTATTGGCGGGGAACAGAAAGGTTTTATTCGACTTTCCAAGCCGTTTACCATCAGACATTAACAAAGATCAATTTAAACAAGTTGTTTTAAACTTATTTTCCAACGCCGTACAGCATACAAATCCAACTACAGGAGTTATTCAAGTGATAGGAAAAATAAATGAGAAAGAACTTTCGTTAATAATACAAGATAACGGTCATGGTATTCCTCAAGAACACCTTCCTCATTTATTTGAGCGATTTTACAAAGCTGATGCTTCACGCTCTCGGGCATATGGAGGAGCGGGCTTAGGCTTGGCCATTAGCGCATCTATTATAGAGCTGCACGGGGGGAAAATACGTGTAGAGAGCAAATTGAATGCAGGAACTGCTTTTGAAATCCTATTGCCCTTGACGTAAAAAAGACGATTGCCGTGAAGCAATCGTCTTTTTTATCAAATCAGCACACTTTTCCTGTTTGAGAACTGATTTTTACAGTATGTTGTACGTTGTCTGTTCCTTTAATGACAAACGTGTACGCTTGTTCACTGAATGAAACAGATTGAACCGTTCCTTTGTGCTGTTGAAGAGCAGCTTGTTTAGCTTGTTCTTGCGTAAACTTTACCGCTTCGACTTTGATTACTTTTCCTGTTTCAGCGTTTATTTTCACATGGTGATCTTTGTTATCTTTTCCGTGAATTAAAAATGTGTATACATCATTTACATATGAACTCGATTGAATCGTTCCACTGCAATTTTTTAATGCAATTGATTGAACCTGTGCTTTTGTAAATGCAGCGCTTTGAATTTGAATCACTTTTCCACTTTGTGCATTGACTCTTACGTGGTGGTCACGGCTATCGTTTCCATGAATTAAGAACGTATACACTCCATCGTTGAAGCCTACCGACTTAACCGTTCCTCCACAGTTTTTCACCGCTACTGCTTGTGCCTCACTTTGAGAAAAAGATAGTTTTTCAACCTTTACCACTTTTCCGCTGTGTGCATTTACTTTCACATGATGGTCTTGATTATCTTTTCCGTGAATTAAAAACGTATAGGCGTTATTTTCAAAAGAAACCGATTGAACCGTTCCTCCGCAGTTCTTTAAGGCAATTGTTTTTGCTTGAGCTTGTGTATATGTGGCCGCTTCGGTATGAGCTGACGCTTTTATTGAAGTAATGTGCTGGCCGTCTGAAGCAAATGCACTTGTCATTGAACCAAGAGCGATAGCTGTTCCAATTGTGGCACCTCCCACGGCTTTTGCTACTACTGCTTTTCCTGCTAATACTTTTCCAATCATGATTATACCTCCGCGTAATTTCCAATGTATTTACAGCACAAGCTAAAGGTTTTAGCAGCGGTCATTTATCAAAATAGCGCCATTGGAGTAACGTTTTTTTCTGCTAAAATACCTTTCACTTTTGCTGTACGAGCCAAAGCGCTTCTTGTCCTCTTTAGCTATGTGTTTATTTTAAGAGCGGAACATGAATTCACTATGAAGCCCAGCTGAATGCTATCTGAACAAATTCTGAAAGATAGCTGAATAACTTCTAGTTAAACTTGTCATCTAAATGTTCAACGTTCTTAACAACAGCTCAACAAATCCAATGCTTCTCTTCATATTTCCTCAACAATCAAATGATTTAATAAATGTATGAATACGATTTGGAGGTTATCAACCATGAAAAAACGAGTATCTCTTGGACTATCTCTCACTCTCTTAGCTTCTAGCGCCGCTTCTGCTTTTGCAGCAGAGCATCATCCAGTTCAACATCCAAAACAAATCAAAAGCGTCGAGTTTCAGCCAATGAAAGCACCTACTACGATTGAGAATATGATTAAAACGTATACAGAGGCCTCTGTAAAAGTAACGTATAAAGATGGAAGTGTGGAAGAAACGCCGCTTAACTATAACCAACTCTTTCTTTCAAAAGATAAAATTGTCGATAATAAAGGAGAATTAATCGCCGCAGGTACACCAATCGATGCAAACGGGGATCCAATTATTGACCGAAGCATTCCTGATCAGCCATCACCGTATGTATCAGACGCGCCGGA
The genomic region above belongs to Priestia megaterium and contains:
- a CDS encoding response regulator transcription factor yields the protein MDQLKGIKVLLIDDEPTILQFLSLGLTNEGFDIKAAQDGMEGINIAKEFKPHIAIVDVMLPGMDGFEVCRLLKKMGNIAVIMLTAKDQVDDRVKGLTIGADDYMVKPFSFEELLARIQARIRNQFPNLLDEVSIGPFKIDDRRKEIKYLNHILDLSPTEYALLKFLVINHGLVLSKSTILDRVWGYDFGGEENIVEVYIRSLREKLQDHSRTVIRTLRGVGYRIDIS
- a CDS encoding alpha-amylase, producing MERNHTIMQFFEWHVPADGEHWKRLKELAPQLKEQGIDSVWIPPVTKGVSSEDNGYGVYDLYDLGEFDQKGTVRTKYGTKQELHEAIDACHNHGINVYVDIVMNHKAAADEKETFHVIEVDPMNRTEEISEPFEIEGWTKFTFEGRGDQYSSFKWNFNHFNGTDYDDKNGKEGVFRIAGENKSWNENVDQEFGNYDYLMFANIDYDHPEVREEMIKWGKWLADTLQCDGYRLDAIKHINHDFIKEFAHELSSSQEKPFYFVGEFWNPELTACQEFLDVIDYQIDLFDVSLHYKLHEASQQGRDFDLTTIFDDTLVKTHPLNVVTFVDNHDSQPNESLESWVEDWFKQSAYALILLREDGYPCVFYGDYFGIGGEHPIEGKEKDISALLHVRYDKAYGQQDDYFDHPNTIGWVRHGVEEFEKSGCAVVMSNGEDGEKRMFVGEHRSGQTWIDFTKNREDQVVIEEDGYGHFPVNGGSVSVWAEA
- the katA gene encoding catalase KatA; the encoded protein is MTTNKNNLTTSWGSPVGDNQNSMTAGSRGPTLIQDVHLLEKLAHFNRERVPERVVHAKGAGAHGYFEVTNNVSAYTKAAFLSEVGKRTPLFVRFSTVAGENGSADTVRDPRGFAVKFYTEEGNYDLVGNNTPVFFIRDAIKFPDFIHTQKRDPRTHLKNPTAVWDFWSLSPESLHQVSILMSDRGIPATLRHMHGFGSHTFKWVNAEGDGVWVKYHFKTEQGVKNLSPDVAAKLAGENPDYHTEDLFNAIEKGDFPSWKLYVQIMPLEDADTYRFDPFDVTKVWSQKDYPLIEVGRMVLDRNPENYFAEVEQATFSPGTLVPGIDVSPDKMLQGRLFAYSDAHRYRVGANHQALPINRPRNEVNNYQRDGQMRFDDNGGRSVYYEPNSFGGPTESHENKQAAYPVSGVADSVAYDHNDHYTQAGDLYRLLSEDERTRLVANIVEAMKPVEKEEIKLRQIQHFYKADPEYGTRVADGLGLSVPQQVK
- a CDS encoding anion permease is translated as MAETTKKPAGEVKFIPLLICLAIGLVLWFITPPSGLDVKAWHLFAIFVATIVGLIIKPLPLGSVAILSLTIIVLTNTLTLEQSLSGFQNTTIWLIVIAFFISRGFIKTGLGTRVAYIFVRLFGKKTLGLSYSLIVSDLLLSPAMPSNTARAGGIILPIIRSLSETYGSRTGDGTERRVGAFLTKVSFQGDMITSAMFVTAMAANPLAVKMTEQITGKTISWVGWAAAAIVPGIISLIVIPLVIYKLYPPELKETPEASEIAAKKLNEMGPLKKEEWYMIGVFLLLLVLWIFGANLNINATTTAFIGLCALLLTQVLSWSDIKKEQGAWDTLVWFAVLVMMATFLNDLGMIPWFSDLMKGTVSHMSWMTALIVLAIAYFYSHYFFASNTAHVSAMYAAFLSVIVAAGAPPLLSALILAFFSNLFGCLTHYGSGPAPVFFGSGYVTQQKWWSLGFLISIIHIIIWIGIGGLWWKLLGLW
- a CDS encoding sensor histidine kinase, with the protein product MKHKRFFHLNSLRLQLLSRSLLVILSLLMLIGVFQYVFMKQFIYTNKIRSIEDQIHLIPDDVWKHDIETSQNVKQSSRPMVYFPGVNITFINQKSTFLRLAKDPHHSYFPKLSASAYKQVMKNSNQPDNTTSLIKKMDGHQEQVIVLKPIIFDGEIQGVIQINTPTESLRDLLIRQMLIFLMLSLTAMTIAFFVFSSVLKQTLVPLFTTTKKVEHINAGSLHDRLPVNQGQIEMDRLSLSINEMLERLEKAFKAETEAKEQMRRFVADASHELRTPLTSIHGFLEVLLRGASSNPEQLNDALKSMYGESKRLHKLIQDLLLLAQLDQLPPFQKEYCFVDELILDMKPQLILLAGNRKVLFDFPSRLPSDINKDQFKQVVLNLFSNAVQHTNPTTGVIQVIGKINEKELSLIIQDNGHGIPQEHLPHLFERFYKADASRSRAYGGAGLGLAISASIIELHGGKIRVESKLNAGTAFEILLPLT
- a CDS encoding class I SAM-dependent rRNA methyltransferase is translated as MRKEVQVIAKEAFIKKVNKGYPLIEKDALVDGHKLQEEGVIINLVTPKNQFLAKGYYGKQNKGYGWILTKKKSEQIDAAFFVRKIQRAITSRHDFYASEDTTAFRVFNSEGDGIGGLIIDYYDGYYVTSWYSEGIYQFKEYVIEALKSAPNFKGLYQKKRFNVKGQYIEEDDFVTGNKGEFPLIVKENGIRFAVYLNDGAMVGVFLDQRDVRKTIRDKYAKGKTVLNMFSYTGAFSVAAALGGATKTTSVDLANRSLAKTIEQFSVNGIDHEAQDIIVEDVFKYFKYAVKKNMTFDLVVLDPPSFAKSKKHTFSAAKDYKDLLKEAIALTKPNGVIVASTNASNFDMKRFHSFIEKAFNEKGERYKMMEQFSLPADFKTIKEFKSGDYLKVVFIQKVNR
- a CDS encoding PepSY domain-containing protein, coding for MIKWVKVLSTSALGAAVAFSSITTSHAAEMQTAKAETTEHVSISQAQANGIALQDCKGTVTSTEFKQESSVYVITIVTNNLEQRIVEVSASTGKVVKKQEVKLWTQNQVKESISKQYTGAIQSITFNKEMHEYTLTVVDGKVEYTLTVDGLTGKVIHENKKEPQLISEQKIKETIVKQYSGYVYSLEFKESASQYVAVILKDSTQYTVTLDALTGKVVNTSQQEVKLLTRQDAKDFALATYAGKVRMVEYDQNAAIFTVKIIKDNTEYTITIDAVSGEITHVKHDKLQPLTETAVKVLALKHQEGKVEHIELITENSITVYVVTLVSGSKQQTLKFDAYTGQECS